In Cololabis saira isolate AMF1-May2022 chromosome 1, fColSai1.1, whole genome shotgun sequence, the following proteins share a genomic window:
- the rps15a gene encoding small ribosomal subunit protein uS8 yields MVRMNVLADALKSINNAEKRGKRQVLIRPCSKVIVRFLTVMMKHGYIGEFEIIDDHRAGKIVVNLTGRLNKCGVISPRFDLQLKDLEKWQNNLLPSRQFGYIVLTTSAGIMDHEEARRKHTGGKILGFFF; encoded by the exons ATGGTGCGCATGAACGTTCTGGCAGATGCTCTGAAAAGCATCAACAATGCTGAAAAGCGTGGGAAACGCCAGGTCCTCATCAGGCCCTGCTCCAAGGTTATTGTGCGATTCCTAACCGTAATGATGAAACATG GATACATTGGAGAGTTTGAGATTATTGATGACCACAGAGCCGGAAAAATTGTCGTCAATCTCACAGGGAGGTTGAACAAG TGTGGTGTGATTAGTCCACGTTTCGATCTCCAGCTCAAGGATCTGGAGAAGTGGCAGAACAACCTGTTGCCCTCAAGACAGTTCGG ATACATTGTGCTGACCACTTCCGCTGGCATCATGGACCATGAAGAGGCCAGACGGAAACACACAGGAGGCAAAATCCTTGGAttctttttctaa
- the notum2 gene encoding carboxylesterase notum2, with protein sequence MKILGHITFLLLLGGIWGQNNRNAKAGSKSGKKAGGTQRGDVGQSPPVADVPTGNSRSTAGTDESEQEGVAGARAAGQQTNDMRLHFLKNTHVTCNDGTAAGFYLREFRGSRRWLLFLEGGWCCYSKQSCDARYQNIPRLMSSTGWPQTKKGSGILSSQAGENPHWHNANIVFIPYCSSDVWSGTGPISTTPSRTRQGREKVRERNTNATEYNFMGSLIIREVIKDLIPRGIKLARVVMLSGTSAGGTGVLLNIERVASQMEQLGSEAQVRGLVDSGWFLESKQQRSPNCPETVSCSPEDAIKIGLRLWNGVVPNQCRQLYKRGEEWQCFFGHRLYSTLTSPLFVVQWLFDEEQLKGENIYIGGQFMSEEQWQYIQNLGLELKNSLRDVTAVFAPSCLSHTIITRSNWISFQVKGTSLPRALHCWDRNLEARRNNRTPAKGCPFHLVDTCQWPQCNPTCPALVDRATQQELTLLQMLAAMGLDLQKLGLDPQGDADSLASMVSNGG encoded by the exons ATGAAGATACTTGGCCATATCACTTTCTTGCTTTTGCTCGGAGGAATATGGGGCCAGAATAACCGCAATGCTAAAGCTGGTAGCAAGTCCGGCAAGAAGGCTGGTGGGACCCAAAGAGGTGATGTTGGCCAGTCCCCCCCTGTGGCTGATGTTCCAACTGGAAACAGCAGAAGCACTGCAGGGACAGATGAATCAGAACAGGAGGGTGTAGCTGGAGCTCGTGCAGCTGGACAACAGACGAATGATATGAGGCTGCACTTCCTCAAAAACACCCATGTTACTTGTAATGATGGAACTGCTGCTGG GTTTTACCTAAGAGAGTTCAGAGGAAGCCGTCGATGGCTGTTATTTCTGGAAG gTGGCTGGTGCTGCTACAGCAAACAGTCCTGTGATGCCAGGTACCAAAATATCCCCCGGCTAATGAGCTCAACGGGGTGGCCCCAGACTAAAAAAG GAAGTGGAATATTGTCTTCTCAAGCAGGGGAAAACCCACACTGGCATAATGCAAACATTGT GTTCATCCCTTATTGTTCCAGTGATGTATGGAGTGGCACAGGACCGATCTCAACCACCCCTTCAAGAACACGACAAGGAAGAGAAAAAGTCAGAGAAAGAAACACAAATGCAA CTGAATACAATTTCATGGGATCCCTGATCATCCGTGAAGTAATCAAAGATTTAATCCCCAGAGGAATAAAGCTGGCCAGGGTTGTCATGCTATCTGGCACCAG TGCTGGTGGAACAGGTGTCCTGCTAAACATTGAGAGGGTTGCCAGTCAAATGGAGCAGCTTGGTTCTGAGGCGCAAGTCCGAGGCCTGGTGGATTCTGGTTGGTTTCTAGAGAGTAAGCAGCAAAGATCCCCAAACTGCCCTGAGACTGTTTCCTGCTCACCTGAAGATGCTATCAAGATAGGACTCAG GCTGTGGAATGGAGTTGTGCCTAATCAATGCCGGCAGCTCTATAAGAGAGGGGAAGAATGGCAGTGCTTCTTTGGTCACAGACTATACTCTACCCTGACCT CCCCTCTCTTTGTTGTACAGTGGCTGTTTGACGAGGAGCAACTGAAAGGGGAAAACATCTACATAGGAGGACAATTTATGTCTGAGGAGCAGTGGCAGTACATACAGAACCTGGGCTTGGAACTCAAAAACTCCCTGAGAGATGTAAC GGCTGTGTTTGCCCCATCCTGCCTCTCCCACACAATCATTACCAGAAG TAACTGGATCAGTTTTCAAGTCAAAGGTACCTCTCTGCCGCGGGCCCTGCACTGCTGGGACAGGAACCTAGAAGCACGGCGCAACAACCGAACCCCTGCTAAAGGTTGTCCTTTCCATCTGGTGGACACCTGCCAGTGGCCCCAGTGTAACCCCACCTGCCCGGCTCTGGTGGACCGGGCCACCCAGCAGGAGCTTACTCTGCTCCAGATGTTGGCTGCCATGGGCCTTGACCTGCAGAAGCTGGGCCTGGATCCCCAGGGTGATGCTGATTCTCTGGCCAGCATGGTCAGCAACGGTGGCTAA